Proteins from a genomic interval of Candidatus Babela massiliensis:
- a CDS encoding methylated-DNA--[protein]-cysteine S-methyltransferase has product MDNNTQKAFLEQILNSNANAKNNTKSNKAKANTYGINTPLGTVIVIADIKHAYFLAFKDQENIENKIKMLIKKTNFTITVEKNSIISLIEEELNQYFKGKLTKFTTPIYMIGSNFQKQVWAALLKTSYGQTQSYLEIANSLNLPQHSRAVAKANASNLLSIIIPCHRIINNNNKLGGYSGGIERKKYLIETEKEIVAKNYL; this is encoded by the coding sequence ATGGATAACAATACTCAAAAAGCGTTTTTAGAGCAGATTTTAAATAGTAATGCTAATGCTAAAAACAATACTAAATCAAACAAAGCAAAAGCCAATACCTACGGAATCAACACCCCTTTAGGGACCGTAATAGTAATAGCAGATATAAAGCATGCTTATTTTTTGGCATTTAAAGATCAAGAGAACATCGAAAACAAAATTAAGATGCTTATAAAAAAAACAAACTTTACTATTACCGTAGAAAAAAATAGTATAATAAGTTTGATAGAAGAAGAATTAAACCAATATTTCAAAGGCAAACTAACTAAGTTCACCACTCCTATATATATGATAGGATCTAACTTTCAAAAACAGGTTTGGGCTGCTCTTTTAAAAACTTCTTATGGGCAAACCCAATCTTACTTAGAAATTGCCAACTCTCTTAATTTACCTCAGCATTCAAGAGCTGTGGCTAAAGCAAACGCAAGCAATTTATTATCGATAATTATACCTTGTCATCGAATTATTAATAATAACAATAAGTTAGGAGGATATTCTGGAGGAATAGAACGCAAAAAATACTTAATTGAGACAGAAAAAGAAATCGTAGCTAAAAACTATTTATAA
- the gmk gene encoding guanylate kinase, with product MLGKLFVISGPSGSGKTTLSNELVEIFQNINLKRVVTYTTKVPRVNEIDGIDYHFLSKEEFIKKIEQGFFLEYSQSYLAYYGFPNYIVKALKNGQSYIVILDRAGAKSIKHKIEDAILIWLEPKSIEELRKRLMFRAQDSIESINYRLGLAKKEMEMELLEPIFDYKFINDNLDETLLSLQELFNKYLNVYK from the coding sequence ATGTTAGGAAAGTTATTTGTTATTTCTGGTCCTTCAGGTAGCGGAAAAACCACTTTATCTAATGAGCTGGTTGAGATTTTTCAGAATATTAACTTAAAGCGTGTTGTTACCTATACTACTAAAGTTCCTAGAGTTAATGAAATTGATGGTATTGATTATCATTTTTTATCTAAAGAAGAATTTATTAAAAAGATTGAGCAAGGTTTTTTTTTAGAGTATAGTCAATCCTATCTAGCTTATTATGGATTTCCTAATTATATTGTTAAGGCTCTAAAAAATGGTCAATCTTATATAGTTATTCTTGATCGCGCGGGTGCTAAAAGCATCAAGCATAAGATTGAAGATGCTATTCTTATTTGGCTTGAGCCTAAAAGTATAGAGGAATTAAGAAAAAGATTAATGTTTAGAGCTCAAGATTCAATAGAAAGCATTAATTATAGATTAGGCCTTGCAAAAAAAGAGATGGAGATGGAATTATTAGAGCCCATTTTTGATTATAAGTTTATAAATGATAATCTTGATGAAACTCTTTTGTCATTGCAGGAGCTTTTTAATAAATATCTTAATGTTTATAAATAG
- a CDS encoding ribonuclease HII — translation MVTIKRKSDFEPLYYEKKAWAENKLICGLDEVGRSCLAGPVVAAAAILNPYVEHQYLKDSKELTPEQRFKVYQWLLKNSIFSVGIIHHRLIDQVNIHNATLYAMKRALFQLLASCPNSPDLILVDHMPLILDTVDIPVLHFSYGERLSSSIAAASIIAKVTRDSLMCRVDGFLPGYKLSNNKGYGTKAHKAAIDSDGLVVYHRNSFVSKFYLNSHN, via the coding sequence ATGGTAACTATAAAACGTAAGTCTGATTTTGAGCCTTTATATTATGAAAAGAAGGCTTGGGCTGAAAATAAATTAATTTGTGGATTAGATGAAGTAGGAAGAAGTTGTTTAGCAGGACCTGTTGTCGCAGCTGCAGCTATCTTAAATCCTTATGTTGAGCATCAATATCTTAAAGATTCTAAAGAACTGACTCCTGAACAACGTTTTAAAGTTTATCAATGGCTTTTGAAAAATAGCATATTCTCCGTTGGTATTATTCATCACAGATTAATAGACCAAGTTAATATTCATAATGCTACTCTTTATGCCATGAAAAGAGCATTATTTCAACTGCTTGCTTCTTGTCCTAATTCGCCTGACTTAATATTGGTAGATCATATGCCTCTGATTTTAGATACTGTTGATATTCCTGTTTTACATTTTAGTTATGGAGAGAGGCTTTCTTCTTCAATAGCAGCAGCTTCTATTATTGCTAAAGTAACAAGAGACAGTTTAATGTGTCGCGTTGATGGTTTTTTGCCAGGATATAAATTGTCTAATAATAAAGGTTACGGTACAAAAGCTCATAAAGCAGCTATTGATAGTGACGGTCTAGTAGTATATCATCGTAATAGTTTTGTTTCTAAATTTTATTTAAATAGTCATAATTGA
- the prfB gene encoding peptide chain release factor 2, which translates to MLIDELREKIKSSEPDINVIKSWWKNSNLEKQLEDLEKLSNQEEFWQNPNQPDILKELNRIKQQKEAYLQATKLYDEFQELIELFENEEDELIKLKDDIYKWAREISRLKLNVLLTEEEDSSNCFLSINSGAGGTESQDWAEILLRMYVRFCERENFTSSILDYQAGEGAGIKSATIFIKSKNAYGLLKNEQGVHRLVRISPFDANKRRHTSFAGVNVTPEVKKANIEIDPNDLKIDTYRAGGAGGQHVNKTESAVRITHLKSGIVVQCQNERSQVQNKEIAMKMLMAKLIQKQKEEEKSKELAIEKKKIEWGSQIRSYILHPYKLVKDHRTELENPQPELVLDGDIMDFIESNLIKEKTK; encoded by the coding sequence ATGCTTATAGATGAATTAAGAGAAAAAATAAAAAGTTCAGAACCAGATATAAATGTAATAAAATCTTGGTGGAAAAACTCTAATCTAGAAAAACAACTAGAAGATTTAGAAAAATTAAGCAATCAAGAAGAATTTTGGCAAAACCCAAACCAACCCGATATACTCAAAGAATTAAATAGAATAAAACAACAAAAGGAAGCTTATTTACAAGCAACAAAATTATATGATGAGTTCCAGGAGTTAATAGAACTATTTGAAAATGAAGAGGATGAATTAATTAAACTAAAAGATGATATATACAAATGGGCCCGAGAAATTTCTAGATTAAAATTAAATGTTTTATTAACAGAAGAGGAAGACAGCTCAAACTGCTTTTTAAGCATAAACTCAGGCGCAGGAGGAACAGAGTCTCAAGATTGGGCTGAAATTCTCTTAAGAATGTATGTAAGATTTTGTGAAAGAGAAAATTTCACTTCAAGCATCTTAGATTATCAAGCAGGCGAAGGAGCAGGAATAAAATCAGCAACAATATTTATTAAAAGCAAAAATGCCTATGGGTTATTAAAAAATGAACAAGGGGTTCATCGATTAGTCCGAATCTCTCCATTTGATGCAAATAAAAGAAGACATACTTCTTTTGCTGGAGTAAATGTTACACCTGAAGTAAAAAAAGCAAATATAGAAATAGATCCCAATGATCTAAAAATAGATACTTACAGGGCCGGTGGCGCTGGAGGACAGCACGTTAACAAAACAGAATCTGCAGTTAGAATTACACATTTAAAAAGTGGAATAGTAGTACAATGCCAAAATGAAAGATCTCAAGTACAAAATAAAGAAATTGCAATGAAAATGCTTATGGCAAAACTTATACAAAAACAAAAAGAAGAAGAGAAATCAAAAGAACTGGCAATTGAGAAGAAAAAAATAGAATGGGGATCACAAATAAGATCATATATACTACATCCTTATAAATTAGTAAAAGATCATAGAACCGAATTAGAAAATCCACAACCAGAATTAGTACTTGATGGCGATATAATGGATTTCATAGAATCAAATTTAATTAAAGAAAAAACAAAATAA
- a CDS encoding sodium/proline symporter produces the protein MQIEFLVSFIVYLLTILIIGIVSSKKNQSNNLPSNSKDSNSNDFILGSRSSNWLLTALSAHAADMSDWLFMGLPGAIYTNGALEIWIPIGLLFGMFLSWHFIAAKLRIESEKYNANTLASYFQNRFNDRSGIIVSISALISFFFFTIYLSVGIKGIGYVLKSAFNFNYYFSTLLAVIIVVIYTLIGGFVSVAYIDLFQGIFLLLMLMLVPIYAFIKLGNISCIMKAAKIKNISLSLIPSKYESTIKNLAFIVLNPFSWCLGYFGMPHILTKFMAAKNPQDMNKSKYFGLTWQLLATSSAVAVGLIGLCYFQAVPNKPEFIFIEMTKCLFTPWLAGIVLCAILAATISTVDSQLLVIASIIAQDFYKNLINKNATEKQVYNIYQISLIISALIGLIIAWQENNSIMSLVKYAWSGLGSSFGPALVLSLYSKKINKWGIIASIIIGCSTSMIWPLINKYITNIEIYSIAPAFILSIIACYIVSFITKNYK, from the coding sequence ATGCAAATCGAATTTTTGGTTTCTTTTATAGTTTATTTATTAACTATATTGATAATAGGCATAGTATCTTCAAAAAAAAATCAAAGTAACAATTTACCAAGCAACTCTAAAGATTCTAATTCTAATGACTTTATATTAGGCTCTCGCTCTTCAAATTGGTTACTAACAGCCCTTTCTGCTCACGCAGCTGATATGAGCGATTGGCTTTTTATGGGATTACCTGGTGCAATTTATACTAATGGGGCACTTGAAATATGGATACCTATAGGCCTTTTATTTGGAATGTTCTTATCATGGCACTTTATAGCAGCTAAATTAAGAATCGAATCTGAAAAATATAATGCCAATACTTTGGCCTCATATTTTCAAAATAGATTTAATGACAGATCAGGTATTATTGTAAGCATATCTGCTTTAATATCATTTTTTTTCTTTACTATATATCTTTCAGTAGGGATAAAAGGCATAGGATATGTCCTTAAATCAGCATTCAACTTTAACTACTACTTCTCAACCTTACTTGCTGTTATTATAGTTGTTATTTATACCCTTATAGGGGGCTTTGTATCAGTTGCTTATATAGATTTATTTCAAGGAATATTTTTATTACTAATGTTAATGCTCGTACCTATTTATGCTTTTATAAAGCTTGGAAATATAAGCTGCATAATGAAAGCAGCAAAAATAAAAAATATTTCTTTATCTCTAATACCTAGCAAGTACGAATCTACTATTAAAAATCTAGCATTTATAGTTCTGAACCCTTTTTCCTGGTGCTTAGGATATTTTGGCATGCCTCATATATTAACCAAATTTATGGCAGCAAAAAATCCTCAAGACATGAATAAATCAAAATATTTCGGTTTAACGTGGCAATTGTTAGCAACCTCATCAGCTGTTGCCGTTGGCCTGATTGGCCTTTGTTATTTTCAAGCAGTACCTAACAAACCAGAGTTTATATTTATAGAAATGACAAAATGCTTATTTACTCCTTGGCTAGCAGGAATTGTTCTTTGTGCTATTTTAGCAGCAACTATATCTACTGTAGATTCCCAACTTTTAGTAATTGCAAGCATCATAGCACAAGATTTTTATAAAAACTTAATTAATAAAAACGCTACAGAAAAACAAGTCTATAATATATATCAAATATCACTTATAATCTCGGCATTAATAGGATTAATTATTGCTTGGCAGGAAAATAATTCAATAATGTCTTTAGTAAAATATGCCTGGTCAGGGCTAGGATCATCATTTGGACCTGCATTAGTATTATCTCTTTATTCCAAAAAAATTAATAAATGGGGTATTATTGCTTCTATAATAATAGGATGCTCAACATCCATGATTTGGCCTTTAATTAATAAATATATAACTAATATTGAAATTTATTCTATAGCACCAGCATTTATTTTGAGCATTATAGCTTGCTATATTGTCTCTTTTATTACAAAAAACTATAAATAA
- a CDS encoding ankyrin repeat domain-containing protein, whose product MKNRLNQVLFIFMILFNNIVSMELSVSQNYRPLYLSIDDMPEEVLLIILLNAFESKLSDYMKYWNDIFMNFDEVLIDEYNRHINLFFVNIPLNKRCLKECIKKELENMRLICMSFNRLILYNKKYFIEIIKRLKIARFNYLKDQIKLQYAKFSVNSELYEILNLDQDLFFSDKYITSYSMLDRGDRDEKIWFYQIDKESLKKAICLILAGADIDVQNEHGRTALMLAVKEGYNKLIQILLDLGANPNDEHGNTLIFAEAQGDEDIIKTLLSYKVNCNIPDEFGNTALIRAILSISKVILKSNKKMYHQRIKLLIDSGANVNFQRSIRSCYGCQRLKIGYTPLMLAVIYGEKDIIEMLINAGADVNMQDSDGVTALYLAVKKALYSSVKNNCYEIIEMLLKSGANVDIPIQRCDFSYFSKKTNDSSTLLIESVRSKNIKIVNLLILYNANVNLQDSKGLTALMWATKKECKNIVDILLKAYADISIKDNNGYTALNLSTKDKLLKPSSCALS is encoded by the coding sequence ATGAAAAATAGATTAAATCAGGTCCTTTTTATATTTATGATATTATTTAATAATATTGTTTCTATGGAATTAAGTGTATCTCAAAATTACAGACCATTATATTTATCAATAGATGATATGCCTGAGGAAGTTTTATTAATAATTCTGTTAAATGCTTTTGAATCAAAATTATCAGATTATATGAAATATTGGAATGATATTTTTATGAATTTTGATGAAGTTCTTATAGATGAATATAATAGGCATATAAATTTATTTTTTGTTAATATTCCTCTTAATAAGCGTTGTTTAAAAGAATGTATAAAGAAAGAATTAGAAAACATGCGTTTGATTTGTATGAGTTTTAATAGACTTATTCTTTATAATAAAAAATACTTTATAGAAATTATTAAACGATTAAAAATAGCAAGATTTAATTATTTAAAAGATCAAATAAAGTTACAATATGCTAAGTTTTCTGTTAATTCAGAATTATATGAAATATTGAATTTAGATCAAGATCTGTTCTTTAGTGATAAATATATAACAAGTTATAGTATGCTAGACAGAGGTGATAGAGATGAAAAAATATGGTTTTACCAGATAGATAAAGAAAGTTTAAAAAAGGCTATTTGCTTAATATTGGCAGGGGCTGATATTGATGTTCAAAATGAACATGGAAGAACCGCTTTAATGCTAGCAGTAAAAGAAGGATATAATAAGTTGATCCAAATTTTGCTTGATTTAGGTGCTAATCCTAATGATGAGCATGGCAATACTTTAATATTTGCCGAAGCTCAAGGGGATGAAGATATAATTAAAACGTTACTTTCTTATAAGGTTAACTGTAACATTCCTGATGAATTTGGTAATACTGCTTTAATCAGAGCTATTTTAAGTATTTCTAAAGTTATTCTAAAGTCTAATAAAAAAATGTATCACCAAAGGATTAAACTACTTATTGATTCAGGAGCTAATGTTAATTTTCAGCGTAGCATACGATCTTGTTATGGATGTCAAAGGTTAAAAATAGGGTATACGCCCTTAATGTTAGCTGTTATTTATGGTGAAAAAGATATCATAGAGATGCTTATCAATGCTGGTGCTGATGTCAATATGCAAGATTCTGATGGAGTAACAGCCTTATATCTTGCTGTAAAAAAAGCTTTATATTCATCTGTGAAAAATAATTGCTATGAAATAATCGAGATGTTACTTAAAAGTGGTGCTAATGTTGATATACCGATTCAGCGTTGTGATTTTTCTTATTTTTCTAAAAAAACAAATGATAGTTCTACTTTATTAATAGAATCTGTTAGATCTAAGAATATAAAAATAGTTAATTTGCTTATTTTATATAATGCTAATGTGAACCTACAAGATAGCAAAGGGTTAACCGCATTAATGTGGGCTACTAAAAAGGAATGCAAAAATATAGTTGATATACTTCTTAAAGCATATGCGGATATTAGTATTAAAGATAATAATGGTTATACCGCTTTAAATTTGTCTACAAAGGATAAGCTTTTAAAGCCATCTTCCTGTGCTCTTTCTTAA
- a CDS encoding NUDIX domain-containing protein: MKINSFFYKFLLTSFITLITPTLITMQNSNNHYEEASVLLITSWPSKPNTKYALLGRENYGSSKGEWDNFGGDKELIDNNRPLNTATRELQEETIYLLGNDSKIESKLKKSKKLVNNDKKSVTYITYFDHKDLENLTNNFYTARNSTQKSKNKEKNALAWVKYEDLKKVINNAKRDATGKLITPITIPANLIDSNNPSFKHQKNTVLVLRPFFVSKLQGLI; this comes from the coding sequence ATGAAAATAAACAGTTTTTTTTATAAATTTTTATTAACTTCCTTTATAACGTTAATAACACCAACTTTAATAACTATGCAAAATAGCAATAATCATTATGAAGAAGCATCTGTACTTTTAATAACAAGTTGGCCATCTAAGCCTAATACAAAATATGCTTTATTAGGAAGAGAAAATTATGGCTCCTCTAAGGGCGAATGGGATAATTTTGGTGGAGATAAAGAACTAATCGACAATAACAGGCCTTTAAACACAGCAACTAGAGAACTACAAGAAGAAACAATATACTTATTAGGCAATGACTCTAAAATAGAAAGCAAGCTCAAGAAAAGCAAAAAATTAGTTAATAATGACAAAAAAAGCGTTACTTATATTACTTATTTTGATCATAAAGATCTTGAAAACCTCACAAATAATTTTTACACAGCTCGTAATTCAACACAAAAATCAAAAAATAAAGAAAAAAATGCTCTTGCATGGGTAAAATACGAAGATCTTAAAAAGGTAATTAACAATGCAAAACGAGATGCTACAGGCAAACTTATTACACCTATAACTATACCTGCAAATCTTATTGATTCAAATAATCCTAGTTTTAAGCACCAAAAAAATACTGTTCTTGTATTACGTCCATTCTTTGTTAGCAAACTTCAAGGATTAATCTAA
- a CDS encoding HIT domain-containing protein, translated as MNDCIFCKIINKTIPSDIVVESENVIVIKDIAPKASLHLLIIPKKHIKDIVSFEHRDFELGSQMLLMAKFLSDKFDNAKNFRLVINNGVQAGQAIFHVHMHFLSGDMSESTNL; from the coding sequence ATGAATGATTGTATATTTTGTAAGATTATTAATAAGACAATTCCTAGTGACATCGTTGTAGAATCAGAAAATGTTATTGTAATTAAAGATATTGCGCCAAAGGCATCTTTGCATCTCTTGATTATTCCTAAAAAACATATTAAAGATATAGTTTCTTTTGAACATAGAGACTTTGAGCTTGGCTCTCAAATGTTATTAATGGCAAAATTTCTTTCTGATAAATTTGATAATGCTAAGAATTTTAGATTAGTTATCAACAATGGAGTTCAAGCAGGGCAAGCTATATTTCATGTACATATGCATTTTTTGTCAGGCGATATGTCTGAATCCACTAATTTATAG
- a CDS encoding DUF167 domain-containing protein has protein sequence MSVIIAIKVTPKSKCSKILLDKSGRLCIHLTSVPENGKANYELIKLLSKLIKVPQSNIEIVSGLTSRLKKIKITGFLTQEEVLNKLNLSVQNKLF, from the coding sequence ATGTCAGTAATAATAGCAATTAAAGTCACTCCTAAATCTAAATGCTCTAAAATCTTATTAGATAAATCTGGTAGATTATGCATTCATTTAACAAGTGTTCCAGAAAATGGAAAGGCTAACTATGAATTAATCAAATTATTATCAAAATTAATCAAAGTTCCTCAATCAAATATAGAGATTGTTTCAGGATTAACTTCAAGATTAAAAAAAATAAAAATTACAGGATTCTTGACCCAAGAAGAAGTACTCAATAAATTAAATCTTAGTGTTCAAAATAAATTATTTTAA
- a CDS encoding type II secretion system F family protein — MPYFFWSGINLNGESISGKLFARSIQDLDRYLFNQEIALLNAKEYKIHFILAFSLSNIDENKFIEHISILLNAGIHLHKALEIVSKTIKNKYYKIIINDIKRYVYEGEKLSYALEVHKNHFNILTRSIIYSGEISSNLNLAFNQLVKHNKIMNEFKKKLKSTLLIPIITLILFIIIFFGLLILIIPRFEAFFNSIDKNALSKSTKLILKLSKLIRSKKVLYISTGLLTILIILKNINIEMIKIYKYKILLNIPVISNFLFLIYTARFLQKLDLLLTSGLHITKSIEVIIESTQNLTLRDEIKKILNKMNSGHNLSLSISQSQIFNSEELFALIKVGESSGNLIFSINQASEIYQNKVYNNINKFIFLVQPLILIILGLLISGLIISIYVPLINLSSAIH, encoded by the coding sequence ATGCCATATTTTTTTTGGTCCGGGATAAATTTGAACGGTGAAAGTATAAGCGGAAAACTTTTTGCCAGATCTATTCAAGATCTTGACCGATATTTATTTAATCAAGAAATAGCATTATTAAATGCCAAAGAATACAAAATACATTTTATTTTAGCATTTTCATTATCTAATATCGATGAAAATAAATTTATAGAACATATTTCTATTTTATTAAATGCAGGCATACATCTACATAAAGCTCTTGAAATAGTATCTAAAACAATAAAGAATAAGTACTATAAAATCATAATAAATGATATAAAGAGATACGTATATGAAGGCGAAAAATTATCTTATGCATTAGAGGTACATAAAAATCATTTTAATATTTTAACCAGATCTATAATATATTCTGGAGAAATATCTTCTAATTTAAATTTGGCCTTTAATCAACTTGTTAAACATAACAAAATTATGAATGAATTTAAGAAAAAACTGAAATCAACTCTTTTAATCCCAATTATTACTCTAATTTTATTTATAATTATATTCTTTGGTTTACTAATTCTTATTATTCCTCGTTTTGAAGCATTTTTTAACTCGATAGATAAAAATGCTCTTTCAAAATCAACAAAACTTATACTAAAATTAAGCAAATTAATTAGATCTAAAAAGGTTTTATATATATCAACGGGCTTACTAACAATACTTATAATTCTAAAGAACATAAACATAGAAATGATCAAAATCTATAAATATAAAATATTATTAAATATTCCAGTAATTTCTAATTTTTTATTCCTAATTTATACTGCAAGATTTCTACAAAAATTAGATTTACTTTTAACCTCAGGATTGCATATTACCAAATCAATAGAAGTTATTATAGAAAGTACACAAAATTTAACATTAAGAGATGAAATTAAAAAGATATTAAACAAAATGAATTCAGGACATAATCTGAGTTTATCAATATCCCAAAGTCAAATATTTAATTCAGAAGAATTATTTGCATTAATAAAAGTAGGAGAATCATCAGGAAATTTAATTTTTTCAATCAATCAAGCGTCTGAAATATATCAGAATAAAGTCTATAACAATATAAATAAATTTATTTTTTTAGTCCAACCCTTAATATTAATAATATTAGGCTTATTAATCTCGGGCTTAATTATCTCTATATATGTACCATTAATCAACTTATCTTCTGCAATACATTAA
- a CDS encoding queuosine precursor transporter yields MNELVFFLYILIISSSLLISLKISKEALISIICLQAILVNLFVTKEIPIFGLLATASDAIAVGITLGLNLLQEYFGKIEAQKTIWISFFCAIFYSIVSKLHVLYIPANENISVSNCFDIILNSTLRLIMASLIVYIIVQNIDCQLYSYLNKKFKNRYFILRNYGSTFITQFLDTLLFSFLGLYKLNSNFSSINTIVQIIIVSYTIKLIVIFIATPYLALSKKIINISKT; encoded by the coding sequence ATGAATGAACTTGTATTTTTTCTATATATATTAATAATAAGTAGCAGTTTATTAATTTCTCTTAAAATTTCTAAAGAAGCCTTAATTAGTATAATATGCCTACAAGCAATATTAGTAAATTTATTTGTAACTAAAGAAATACCAATATTTGGCTTATTAGCAACAGCTTCTGATGCAATTGCAGTGGGAATAACATTAGGACTTAACTTACTTCAAGAGTATTTTGGTAAAATCGAAGCACAAAAAACGATTTGGATTAGCTTCTTTTGCGCTATATTTTACTCAATAGTAAGCAAATTACATGTTCTTTATATTCCTGCTAATGAAAATATATCTGTTTCGAACTGCTTTGATATAATATTAAATTCGACATTAAGATTAATTATGGCTTCATTAATTGTTTATATAATAGTTCAAAATATAGACTGCCAGCTTTATAGTTACTTAAATAAAAAATTTAAAAATCGCTATTTTATATTAAGAAATTATGGATCTACTTTTATTACACAATTTCTTGATACTTTGCTTTTTAGTTTTCTTGGCCTTTATAAACTAAATTCAAATTTTAGCTCGATAAACACAATTGTTCAAATTATAATTGTAAGCTATACTATTAAACTAATAGTTATCTTTATAGCAACACCTTATCTCGCTTTATCAAAAAAAATAATAAATATATCAAAAACATAA
- the tgt gene encoding tRNA guanosine(34) transglycosylase Tgt, producing the protein MNYFKFEVIAKSKKSRARVGRIFTPHGIINTPNFVPVATNGTLKLIDSITTSNIGVELMFCNTYHLMVHPGTETVRQAGGLHKFINRPHPIITDSGGFQVFSLAYGTVKEELKSKGIKKHTEAVVKISEEGVLFRSYKDGSKIMLTPETSIQAQKDLGADIIIPFDELPPYHIDQSKLQKSLDRTHRWEERSLKQHLKDKNNQAIYAVVHGGIDKNLRKKSCEFLTNLPFDGYAIGGSIGKNRSEMLELINYTMPMLPEDKPNHLLGIGDLESIDACVRLGIDTFDSSHPTRCARHGQIFTSEGTVKILQNKYKLKFEPLDADCICYTCQNYTSAYIHHLFKAREMTGLALASIHNTHYMIKLMSNYRNLILNEVI; encoded by the coding sequence ATGAATTACTTTAAATTCGAAGTTATTGCCAAATCTAAAAAATCAAGAGCAAGAGTTGGAAGAATATTCACTCCTCACGGAATAATAAATACCCCAAATTTTGTACCAGTTGCAACTAATGGCACCCTAAAACTTATCGATAGTATAACAACAAGTAATATAGGTGTAGAACTTATGTTTTGCAATACCTATCACTTAATGGTACATCCAGGAACTGAAACTGTAAGACAAGCAGGAGGCCTTCATAAGTTTATCAATAGGCCTCATCCCATAATAACAGATTCAGGAGGCTTTCAAGTATTCAGTCTAGCATATGGAACTGTAAAAGAAGAACTTAAAAGTAAAGGTATCAAAAAACATACTGAAGCAGTAGTTAAGATATCAGAAGAAGGCGTTTTATTTAGATCTTATAAGGACGGTAGCAAAATTATGCTTACACCTGAGACATCCATTCAAGCTCAAAAAGATTTAGGAGCTGATATCATAATACCATTTGATGAATTGCCGCCTTATCATATAGATCAAAGTAAACTGCAAAAATCTCTTGACCGAACTCATCGTTGGGAAGAAAGATCTTTAAAGCAACATCTTAAAGATAAAAATAATCAAGCTATATATGCAGTTGTTCATGGTGGAATTGACAAAAATTTAAGAAAGAAAAGTTGTGAATTTTTAACCAATTTACCATTTGATGGTTATGCAATTGGAGGTAGTATTGGTAAAAATAGATCAGAAATGCTTGAGCTTATTAATTACACTATGCCTATGCTTCCTGAAGATAAACCAAATCATCTTTTAGGTATCGGAGACTTAGAATCTATTGACGCTTGCGTTAGATTAGGTATTGATACATTTGATAGCTCTCATCCAACAAGATGCGCTCGCCATGGTCAAATTTTTACATCAGAAGGTACAGTAAAAATCCTGCAAAATAAATATAAACTTAAATTTGAACCTTTAGACGCTGATTGCATATGTTATACCTGCCAGAATTATACATCTGCGTATATACATCATCTTTTTAAAGCAAGAGAAATGACCGGACTTGCATTGGCATCAATACACAATACTCATTATATGATTAAATTAATGTCAAACTATAGAAACTTGATATTAAACGAAGTTATTTAA